The sequence below is a genomic window from Acetobacter vaccinii.
GCGCGCCGGTCGGCGGCCCACACCGGGTTCCGCTGTCAACCGGCTTGCCTCTGCGCCAGAGGGCGGATGCAAGACACTGCTGGCTGTTTCCGCCACGTCGGACAAGCAATAGGGAGATACGGGCATGCTGCAGGACAAGGACCGCATCTTCACAAACCTGTACGGGCAGGACGACTGGCATCTGGCAGGGGCGCGCAAGCGTGGTGACTGGGACAATACCGCCGCCATTCTGGCCAAGGGGCGTGAGACCATCATTGCGGAAATGAAGGCCTCCGGCCTGCGCGGCCGCGGTGGGGCAGGGTTCTCCACGGGTATGAAATGGTCTTTCATGCCCAAGACTTTTGATGGCAGGCCGCATTATCTGGTCATCAACGGTGATGAATCCGAGCCCGGCACCTGCAAGGACCGTGAGGTTATGCGGCATGAGCCGCATAAGCTGATCGAAAGCGCACTTATTGCCTCCTTCGCGCTGGGGGCTCATGCAGCCTATATCTACATCCGGGGTGAGTTCTACCGCGAGGCCGAACACCTTCAGATTGCTATTGATGAGGCTTACGCAGCCGGACTGATTGGCAAAAATGCAGCCGGTAGCGGCTGGGATTTTGACTTCTACATCCATCGCGGCGCGGGCGCTTATATCTGTGGTGAAGAAACCGCGCTGCTGGAAAGCCTGGAAGGCAAAAAAGGTCAGCCCCGTATGAAGCCACCATTCCCCGCCGGGGTGGGGCTGTATGGCTGCCCGACAACAGTCAATAATGTTGAAAGCATTGCTGTTGCCTCGACCATTCTGCGGCGTGGACCATCTTGGTTTGCTGGGCTTGGGCGGCCTAACAATGCGGGCACAAAGCTCATGGCCATTTCCGGCCACGTCAATACGCCGTGTGTGTTTGAGGAAGAACTGGGTGTTCCCCTCAAGGAGATCATAGAAAAACACGGTGGTGGTGTACGTGGCGGGTGGGACAACCTGCTGGCTGTTATTCCGGGCGGATGTTCCGTGCCGCTGTTGCCCAAATCCATCTGCGAAACTGTGTTGATGGATTATGACAGCCTGCGGGCTGAACGCTCTGGACTTGGCACGGCGTGCATGATCGTCATGGACAAGTCGACCGACATTATCAAAGCCATTGCTCGGTTCTCCAAGTTTTTCAAACATGAAAGCTGTGGTCAGTGCACGCCCTGCCGCGAAGGCACGGGCTGGATGATGCGCATGATGGACCGCATGGTGGAAGGCCGGGCGGACCTTGAAGAAATTGATCTGCTGGAACAGGTGACCCGACAGGTTGAAGGCCATACGATCTGCGCGCTGGGTGATGCCGCAGCCTGGCCGATCCAGGGCCTGATACGCCATTTCCGCCCGGAAATGGAAGAGCGTATCCGGCAGTATAAAGCCGCACATGGCGGAACCGGGCTGGTGCAGGTGCCTGCCGGTGGCGTTCCGGTAGCGGCGGAGTAAGCGCGATGGTGAAGGTAATTGTTGACGGCACACCGGTGGATGTTCCCTCCGGTTCCAGTGCTCTGCAGGCCTGTGAAGCAGCCGGGAAGGAAATCCCACGCTTTTGCTATCATGAACGCCTGTCCGTAGCGGGTAACTGCCGCATGTGCCTGGTTGAGGTGGCACGGGCCCCCAAGCTGGTGGCATCCTGCGGTTTCCCCGTGGCTGATGGTATGCAGATTTTTACGGATACAGAGGTGGTCCGCCGTGCCCGCCGTGCCGTGATGGAATTTCTGCTGATCAATCATCCGCTGGACTGCCCGATCTGTGATCAGGGTGGGGAGTGCGACCTGCAGGACCAGGCCTATGGCTATGGTTCGGGTTTTTCCCGCTATCAGGAAGACAAGCGCGCCGTTACGGACAAAGATCTTGGGCCGCTGGTCAAAACGGTTATGACCCGTTGCATCCAGTGCACCCGCTGTGTGCGGTTTAGCACGGAAGTGGCGGGCACTCCGGAACTGGGGCTGGTGTCTCGTGGCGAAAATGCTGAAATTACCACCTATGTGGAAAAAGCACTGACGTCGGAGCTTTCAGGTAACCTCATTGATGTCTGCCCTGTCGGGGCGCTGACAGCCAAGCCTGCTGCGTTTCATGCCCGGTCGTGGGAATACAAAAAGACCGACAGCATTGATGTCATGGATGCGCTGGGTACCAATATCCAGGTCCATGCGCGCGGTGGCGAGGTCATGCGGATTGTGCCGCGTGTGAATGATGATGTGAATGAAGAATGGCTGTCTGACAAAGGCCGTTTTTCAATCGATGGTCTCAAGCGGCGGCGGCTTGATCGTCCATGGGTGCGGGTGAATGGCAAGCTGATCTCCGTGCCCTGGAAAGATGCTCTGGTTGCTTTGGCCCGGCGGCTTGACGGTGTGCCGGGTGAGAAGATTGGCGCGATCGCTGGTGACCTGTGCGATGTTGAAAGCATGTGCGCCCTTAAGGACCTTTTGGTTGCACTGGGTTCGTCTAGCTTCGATTGCAGGCAGGATGGCGCATGGTATGACACCAGCAGCCGGTCGGGTTATCTGTTCAACAGTGACATCACCGGGATTGATCAGGCGGATGCCCTCCTGATTGTTGGCAGCATGCCGCGGCATGAAGCCCCGGTGCTGAACGCCCGTATCCGTAAGCGCTTTCTGGATGCAGGGCGCGGTAACTTTCCGGTTGGCGTTATCGGCACGCCCACGCGGGATTTGACATACGCAGCAGAGGTTCTGGGCGCAGGGCCCGATGTGCTTGCCCAGTTGGTTAACGGCACACACCCGTTTGCCGAAACCCTGAAAAATGCCCGTCGGCCCATGATCATTGTTGGTCATGCGGCGTTGACCCGGCGTGATGCTCCGGCTGTGTATGCTCTGTGCAAGCAACTGGCAGACACCTGTGGCGCGCTGACAGCGGACTGGAACGGGCTGAATGTGCTGCATACGGCAGCATCGCGTGTTGGTGGGCTGGACCTTGGTTTCCTGCCCGGAGCGCATGGCGTTGCAACCGCGAGCATGCTGCGCGGTGGTGTGGAGGTTCTGTGGCTTCTTGGAGCTGATGACCTGCCTATTGACCGTATCCCGGCTGAAACATTTGTGGTCTATCAGGGTCATCATGGTGATCAGGCTGCAAGCCGGGCGGATATCATTCTGCCAGGGGCTGCCTATACGGAAAAACCGGGCACCTATGTCAATATGGCCGGGCGGGTGCAGCAGTCATTCCGCGCTGTTTTTGCCCCAGGTGAGGCGCGGGAAGACTGGCGTATTATCCGCGCTTTTTCCGAAGTGGTTAGCCACACACTGCCTTACGACACGCTGGAACAACTGCGTGACCGCATGGCAGATATCAATCCGGTGTTTGCAGAGCAGAGTGGGGAGACCCCGCGTCTTCCCGGTCGTGCCGCCCCGGCGGTTACCACGGCCTCCGCTCCGGGGGATCTGCTGGATGCGCCATTCCGTCCAACCATACAGGATTATTACCTGACCAATCCCATCAGCCGTGCCAGTCAGACAATGGCTGAGTGTTCAGCGGTTTATGGCGCGAACGCGGCGGAGTAAGGGGCATGGAACAGTTTTTTTACCATACGCTTGTAGGGCAGGTCTGCCTGATGCTGCTGGAGACCCTGGCAGTGCTGGTGCCCCTGTTGATAGGCGTGGCTTACCTGACCCTTATGGAGCGTAAGGTGATGGCCGCCATGCAGCGGCGGCGTGGCCCGAACGTGAATGGTCCTTTCGGGCTGTTGCAGGCCTTTGCTGATGCTATCAAGATGATTGTGAAGGAAACGGTCATCCCTGCCGGGGCGAATAGGGCGCTGTTCCTGTTTGCGCCGTTTCTGACCTTCTCGCTGGCTATGGTGGCATGGGCCGTGATCCCGACAGGGAATGGCCTGGCGGTTGCCAACATCAATGTTGGTATTCTCTACCTTCTGGCGATTTCGTCCCTCGGGGTTTACGGCATTCTGGTGGCGGGTTGGGCTTCCAACTCCAAATACGCATTTCTGGGCGGTTTGCGCTCGGCCGCGCAGATGGTGTCTTACGAGGTTTCCATCGGGCTTGTGATTGTTTCAGTCCTGCTGGCGGTTGGCAGCCTGAACCTGAATGACATTGTGCTGGCGCAGCGGCATGTGTGGTTCTGCGTGCCGATGTTCCCGATGTTCATCGTGTTCGTCATCTCGGCACTGGCTGAAACAAACCGTGCACCTTTTGACCTTCCCGAAGGGGAGAGCGAGCTGGTGGCGGGCTTTTTTGTTGAATATTCGTCACTGGCGTTCGGCCTGTTCTTCCTTGGCGAATACGCAAACATGATCCTGATGTCCTCCATGATCAGCATCCTGTTTCTGGGCGGGTGGTTGCCCCCGCTGGGCATTGCCCCGCTGACATGGGTGCCAGGTCCGCTGTGGCTGATTTTTAAAATTCTGTTCTGCCTGTTCGTGTTCATCTGGGTGCGTGCGACATTCCCGCGCTACCGTTATGACCAGCTCATGCGGCTGGGCTGGAAGGTGTTTCTGCCTTTCTCCCTGCTGTGGATGATCGGGACAGCGGGCTTTCTGATGGCAACAGGCCTGTTGCCACATGCGGGAGGTATGAACTGATGGGCGCGTTGGGTACTACGCTGCGATCCTTCCTGCTGAAGGAACTGGTTGCAGGCATGGCTTCCACTTTTGGGATGATGTTTCGGCCCAAGGTCACGCTGAACTATCCGTATGAGAAAGGCCCACTTTCTCACCGCTTCCGTGGGGAACACGCTTTGCGCCGCTACCCCAATGGGGAGGAGCGCTGCATTGCCTGCAAGCTGTGCGAAGCAACGTGCCCGGCGGAGGCCATAACCATTGAAGCGCAGGAACGTGATGATGGTTCCCGCCGTACAACCCGCTACGACATAGACATGACCAAATGCATTTACTGCGGTCTGTGCGAGGAAGCCTGCCCGGTGGATGCCATTGTCGAAGGCCCGAATTACGAATTCGCCACGGAAACCCGTGAAGAGCTGATGTACGACAAGGCCAAGCTTCTGGCCAATGGAGACCGGTGGGAAGCCCTGCTTGCCCGGCGGCTTGAACTTGATGCGCCGTATCGCTGAGCGGATGCAGACGACGCTAAGGCAGGGGGTTGGCCCATGATGGCACAGCTTGTTTTTTATGTTTTCGCGGGAGTGCTGCTGTTTTCCGCCGCCATGGTCATCACGGCGCGCAATCCGGTGCACTCGGTTTTGTTTCTCATTCTGGGTTTCTTCAACGCGGCCGGGCTTTTCCTTGTCGCGGGGGCGGAATTCCTGGCCATGCTGCTGGTCATTGTCTATGTCGGCGCGGTGGCGGTTCTGTTCCTGTTTGTCGTCATGATGCTGGATATTGATTTCAGCCGCCTGCGCGAAGGCTTTCAGAAATACACGCCGCTGGGCGCATGTGTGGGCCTTGTCCTGTTTGCTGAACTGCTGATGGCGTTCAGCCATTGGCAGATGGCTCCCTCAGCCCTGTCCGCCCCTCTGACGGGTGTTGCCGGGCTGAGCAATACCGCAGCCTTGGGCACGGTTATTTACACGCATTACGTGCTGCTGTTTCAGGCGTGCGGCATGGTGCTGCTGGTGGCCATGATGGGGGCAATCGTGCTGACACTGCGCGAGCAGCCGACAGGTCGCCGCCAGAATATCACGCGCCAGCATGCCCGCACCGGTGCCGATACGCTGGAGCTTGTGACCGTGGCGCTGGGTGAAAGCGTTGCCGAGCACGGCGGCGTTCTGCGCCCCAAAGGGACCTATAACGAAATTGCGGTGCCAGGCTCCTACGGTGCCGAGGAACCCGACTACCCGCGTACAGAGGAGAAAGGGGCATGAACCCGGCTCTTGCTGCCATCGGGCTTGGCCCGTACCTGTTTGTCAGCGCCGCTCTGCTGGTGCTGGGCGTGTTCGGTATTTTCCTGAACCGCAAGAACATCATTATTCTGCTGATGTCGATGGAACTGATCCTGCTGTCGGCAAACCTCAATCTTGTCGCGTTTTCTTCCGCTCTGGGCGATCTGTCCGGTCAGGTCATGGTGCTGTTTGTCCTGACCATTGCGGCGGCTGAGGCGGCAATCGGCCTTGCGATTGTCACGGTCTATTTCCGGAACCGTGGCTCCATCCAGGTCGAAGACGTGACGATGATGAAGGGCTGAGCGCGCCATGCAGACCGATCTTACACTTTTTTCCGCAGCGGTTCTGACACCGCTGGCTGGCTCGGTGGTGGCTGGCCTTGGGGGGCGCCTGATAGGCGATACCCTGGCAAAGGCGGTTACCCTCGTCTGTATGGGTGTTGCTGTCCTGTGCGGTATTGGTGCCCTGTGTGGTGCCTGGCAGGCGGGCTTTCCGCACCTGAGCGTGCCATTGGCTGAATGGGTGCATGCTGGCGGGTTTGAGGCAACATGGACCCTGCGGTTTGACACGCTCTCGGTCACCATGGTGGCCATGGTGCTCAGTGTCTCCCTGCTCGTGCATTGCTATAGCGTGGGGTACATGAGCCACGAGAGCATGCCGACGTATCGCTTTTTCTCGTATCTGTCGCTGTTCACCTTCGCCATGCTGATGCTGGTGACCTCCAACGACCTCATCCAGTTGTTCTTCGGCTGGGAAGGTGTTGGCTTGGCTAGCTACCTGCTGATTGGATACTGGTACGACCGCCCCGCAGCTACGGCCGCAGCTATCAAGGCATTTGTCGTCAACCGCGTGGCAGATCTATTTTTCATTGTCGGTATCGGCCTGGTGTATGTCCTGTTTCATTCCGTGCAGTACGACACCATTTTTGCCGCAGTGCCCCAGGCGTTGACCGCGACCTATACAGTGTGCGGGTTTTCTTTCCGGATGCTGGAGGTTATCTGCTTCCTGCTGTTTGTCGGGGCCATGGGCAAGTCGGCCCAGCTTTTCCTGCACACATGGCTGCCTGACGCCATGGAAGGTCCAACGCCGGTTTCCGCCCTTATTCATGCCGCCACCATGGTGACGGCCGGTGTGTTCCTGATGACGCGGATGTCCCCCTTGCTGGAGTTCGCGCCTGCAACCCGTGTCGTGGTGGTGGTGATCGGGGCGACAACCTGCTTCTTCGCCGCGACCGTGGGCATGGTGCAGCCGGACATCAAGCGGACCATTGCGTATTCCACCTGCTCCCAGCTTGGCTACATGTTTGCCGCGATCGGGGTCGGGGCTTATCAGGCAGCGGTCTTCCACCTGACAACACATGCCTTCTTCAAGGCGTTGCTGTTTCTGGCGGCTGGCTCTGTCATTCACGCCATGCATGACGAGCAGAATATGTTCCGCATGGGCGGGCTGTGGAAGAAGCTCCCGATCACCTATGTGGCCGTATGGGCGGGCAGTCTGGCTCTGGCAGGGGTGTTCCCTTTCGCGGGGTACTGGTCGAAAGATGCAATTCTTGACACGCTATGGGCATCGGGCCTGTCGTTCAGCCACTATGGCTGGGTGCTGGGGACTGTGACGGCGTTCCTGACGGCCTTCTATAGCTGGCGTCTGATTTTTCTGGTGTTCCACGGCCGTGCCGCCGACCAGCATGCGCTTGATGCCGCGCATGAAAGCCCGGCTGTCATGACCATGCCGTTGCTTATCCTGTCTTGCGGTGCGGTGTTTGCCGGTATTCTGCTGGCACCGTTCTACATCGGTGCGCATCAGGTGGCGTTCTGGAACGGGGCCATTTTCAACGCGCCTGAGAACGGGATCATGGAGCAGTTTGAGCATGTCCCGGCTCTGGTGTCCCTGCTGCCGTCTGTGGCTGGGCTTGCAGGTATTGTTCTTGCCCTGCTGTTCTATGTTGTCAGCCCCGCAGCGCCTGCGGCTCTGGCAAAGATGACCGGCCCTGTTTACCGCTTCCTGCTCAACAAATGGTATTTTGACGAGCTGTATGACGTCATTTTCGTCCGCCCCTATGGCGCGTTGGCGCGTCTGCTGTGGAAGCAGGGTGACGAAGCCGTTGTAGGTGGCATGCCGTTGGAAGCTGTCCATGCCACCCAGGCGGGTGCGCTGGAAGCTGTCAAGGCGCAGACCGGTTCCATTGCTATGTATGCGTTTACCATGCTGGCAGGGCTGGTTGTGCTGCTGACCGTAGCACTGTGTGGATAAAGGGTGCGTGTGATGTCTGACGCCTTTGGCTCCTTTCTTCCCTTTTCTCTGCGGAGTGCTGCGTGATGGGTGTGTCCACCTTTAACTGGGCGGTTGCTCTGCCTGAAATCGTGCTTGCGCTTGCAGGGGTTGTTATTCTTGTAGCGGGGGTTCTCCAGCGCAAAGGGGAGGGGTTCTTCTCTGTCGCCATGCTGAGCGTGGCGGCCTTGGTGCTGACGGGCTTTCTGGTTCTGCTGGCTCCTGATGGCGCGGGTTATGCCGCAACATTTGTGAATGACGGGTTTGCCCGGTTCATGAAAATCCTCATTCTTGTGGGTGGCGTTGCGGCAATCGTGCTGAGCGTCAGCTACAGGACGGATGAAAAAAAGCCCCTGCCTTTTGAAGCGCCGGTGCTCATGCTGTTTTCCACACTGGGTGCGATGTTGATGGCGTCGTCTGCCAACCTGATGACGCTGTTTGTCGGGTTGGAGCTTTCTTCACTGTCCATTTATATTCTGTGTGCGGTCGAGCGTGACAACGTTCTGTCGTCCGAAGCAGGGCTGAAATACTTCATCCTAGGGTCACTGGCGTCCGGGTTGCTGCTGTATGGTATCTCGCTGGCCTATGGCTATGCAGGCACCATGGAATATGCCGGCCTGGTGGCCGCCGTGCGGTCGGTTGCTACGCCGCCCATGGGGCTGGTTGTCGGCATTGTCTTTATTATTGTCGGGCTGTGCTTCAAGCTTTCGGTTGTGCCCTTTCATATGTGGACGCCCGATGTCTATCAGGGTTCCCCCACACCTGTGACGGCTTACATGGCGGGTGCGCCCAAGTTTGCCGCCTTTGCGCTGTTCCTCCGTGTCATGGCCGGGCCGTTTGGCAGCGTTGCCCCACGTTGGCAGCTTCTGGTGGAGGCTGTTTCCGTCCTGTCCATGGTTTATGGTGCATTTGCCGCTATTCCCCAGACCAATATCAAGCGCCTGATGGCATATTCCTCCATCGGGCACATGGGGTATGCAATGATGGGGCTGGTTTCGGCCTCTGTTGCAGGGGTGCAGGCAACGCTTATTTATCTTGCCGCCTATCTTGTCATGAATGCCGGTGTGTTTGCTTGCATCGGGGCCATGCGCCGCAATGGGCGGGAAGTGTCCGGCATTGCTGATCTGGCGGGTCTTTCCCGCACCAACCCTGGCATGGCGGCAGCCTTGGCCATTTTCATGTTCAGCATGGCGGGTGTACCGCCTCTGGCCGGTTTTTTTGGCAAGTTCATGGTGTTTGCTGCGGCTTGGCACTCAGGGCTTTATGCGCTTGTGGCCATTGGCGCGGTGTCCAGCGTTGTCGGTGCCTATTATTACCTGCGTGTTGTGAAGGTCATGTATTTTGATGAACCGGCGCAGGCGTTTGACCGCCCGGCTTCAAGCCTGCTGTTTGTGTCAGGTGGCATGGGCTTGGCGACGGTCCTGTTTGTTGCCCTGCTGGGGCCGTTGATGACGGTGGCGAAACAGGCTGCTCTTGCTCTGGCTGGATGAGCAGACAGGTACTAACGTGGCAGTTGGAATGCCACGATGAACTCCCCTCCACCTCCGACTACTGCCTGAACCATATCAGGCAGGGCGGGGGGGCAGGTTTGGCTGTCATGGCCCAAAGGCAGACAAAAGGGCGTGGTAGCCGTGGCCGCCAATGGCTTGATGCCGGGCAGGCGTTGGCGTTGTCTGTTGTGCTGGATGCAGCACAGGATCATGCGCTGGGTGGATGGCCGTTTGTGGCCTCTCTCGCTTTTTATGAAGGTCTGATTCAGGCCGTTCCACAGGCAGCTGTCAGGCTGACGATCAAGTGGCCTAACGATATTCTGCTTGATGGCCACAAACTTGGCGGTATCCTTATAGAGCGGGAAGGTGCTTGTGTCGTCATAGGCATGGGTGCCAATCTGCTGTGCGCGCCGGATGAGGCAGACATCGGGCGCAGGGCTGCAAGCCTTGGTGCCTGTGGGCCGGTGCCTGACACTGCGGATGTCGCCCGGTTCATCCTGTCCCGTCTGGCATTCTGGACGGGTATCTGGCAGGAAAAAGGCTTCGAGGCTATACGCTTGGCCTGGCTTGAGCGGGCACATCCGTTGGGTACGCCCCTTGTCGTTCGCGGCGGCAGTACTTATGAGGAAGGACATTTTGCCGGTCTTGCGGTAGATGGCCGCCTGCTGCTGGATACGGCAACAGGGATGAAGATCATTGCGACAGGGGATATCCTGCTGCCCGAAGGGAGAGTATAGGCTTGCTGCTCGTCATTGATGCGGGGAACACCAATGTCGTTTTTGCCGTTCATGACGGAGCAAAGTGGCGCGGTGTCTGGCGCCTGACCATGCAGGCCCAGCGCACGTCAGACGAATATGGTGTCTGGCTGTCGGCGCTGCTGAAAACACAGGGCATTGCTGCGGACGATATTGAAGGTGCTGTTATTGGCACGGTTGTGCCTGCTGCCCTGTATCATTTGCGCGCATTATGTCGGCAGTGGTTTGCTGTCGAGCCACTTCTGGCGTCTACCCGGTTGGACTGGGGCTTTGCCATCAAGGTGGATAACCCTGATGAAGTCGGGGTGGACCGCCTGCTCAATGGACTTGCAGCGCACTATACCTACGGTGGCCCGCTAACTGTTATCGATTTTGGCACCGCGACCACGTTCGATGTGGTCGATCGGGAAGGCTGCTATTGCGGCGGGGTTATCGCCCCTGGGATCAATCTGTCGGTCGAGGCGTTACATCAGGCAGCGGCGCGTCTGCCTCGTATTGGTGTAGGTCGGCCGGTAGGGGATTCTGCCATCGGGCGCAACACGGTCTCGGCCATGCGCTCGGGCGTGTTCTGGGGGTATATCGGGTTGATTGAGGGGATCGTCGAGAGGATCAGGCGGGAAGTGGGGCCTATGAAGGTGCTCGCAACCGGTGGTCTGGCTCCGCTCTTCTCGGAAGGAACGACTGTTTTTGATCATGTGGATTCAATGCTGACCCTTGATGGGCTGCGCTTGCTGGCGGGGCGTAACCCCCTGCCAAAACTGACTGTGGACCGAGATTTTCTGGCGGAAGGATAAAACGACATTATGACAGAACACACCGGCGATCTGGCCTTTCTGCCCTTGGGTGGAACGGGTGAGATTGGCATGAATCTCAACCTTTATCGGCTGAATGGCACATGGCTGGCTATTGATTGCGGTATTGGCTTTAGCGGTAACGACACACCCGAAGCCGAGATCCTTATCCCCGATCCGGCCTTTATTGTTGAGCGCAAGAAAGACCTTGCCGGGCTGGTTGTCACCCACGCGCATGAAGACCACATTGGCGCCATCGCCCATGTCTGGCCCATGCTGGGGTGCCCGATTTATGTGACCCCGTTTGCCGGTATTGTGCTGCGCCGCAAACTGGCCGAGGCACGGCTGTCGGATGTGCCGATCAAGGTGATCATGCCGGGTAGCCGTTTTGATGTCGGGCCTTTTGACATTGAATTTGTGCCGGTTACGCACTCCGTGCCCGAAGCGCAGTCCCTTGTCCTGCGGACACCAGCAGGCATTGTGGTGCACACAGGCGACTGGAAGTTTGACCCTGAGCCGCAGGTTGGCCCGCCAACCGACCTGGACCGACTGGCCGCCATCGGGCAGGAAGGTGTGCTGGCGCTGGTGTGTGACAGCACCAATGTCATGAAGCCCGGCCCCTCCCAGTCGGAAGCGGAAGTCCGGCGCAGCATGGCCGAACTGATCGGCGGGCTCAAAGGCCGTATTGCTGTAACGTGCTTTGCGTCCAACGTTGCGCGGGTGGAAACCATTGCTCTGGCCGCGCAGGCTGCGGGGCGGACTGTGGTGCTGGTTGGGCGCTCACTCCGCAACCTCGATACCGCAGCGCGGGAATGTGGCTATCTGTCGGGTGTGCTGCCCTTTATGGGCGAGCAGGATGTTAATTCCATCCCCGATGACCAGTTGCTGATGATCATCACCGGCAGCCAGGGTGAACCCCGCTCGGCGCTGTCCCGTATCTCGCTGGATATGCACCCCAATATCTCGCTGGGTGAGGGCGATACGGTCATTTATTCCAGCCGTATGATCCCGGGGAATGAGCGGGCCATCATGGCGGTGCAGGATAACCTGACCAAGCGTGGTGTTTGTGTCATTACCGACCGTGAGCATTTTGTGCATGTGTCTGGCCATGCCACGGGCGGTGATGTGCAGAAGATGTATGATCTGCTCAAGCCCCAGCATGTAGTGCCCGTGCATGGTGAATGGCGACACCTGACAGCCCAGGCTGCTCTGGCGCAGGAAAAAGGGATTACCCCCATTCTGCTGGAGGATGGTGACATCCTGCGTCTGGCCCCAGGTCGGCTTGAGGTCATTGATACTGCCCCGACAGGTCGTTTGGCACTGGATGGCAACCGCCTGCTGCCGATGAACGGGGGCGTTCTGGCGGCACGCCGTAAGATGCTGTTCAATGGCGTGGTGATTGGCAGCTTCGCAGTGGATGACGAAGGGTATGTCATCGGTGCTCCCAAGATCAGCGCACCAGGGCTGCTTGAGCCTGATGATCTGGAAAGCGTGCGCGTGAATGAAGAATTCGCCAACGCGCTTGATGTCATTCCTGATGAACTGCGGACGGATGACGTGGCTTTCCGCGATGCCGCCAAAACAGCATTGCGGCGCGCTCTGAGCCGCAAACTGCAAAAGCGCCCGCTGGTGGACGTGCATCTGCTACGCGTATAAATGCGGGTAACCCGATCATTGACGCAGAAAGCCCGGCCTAGCCGGGTTTTCTTCTGCCATGGGCCGGGTTAGAGCAGAAAATCAGGATACTACACACTGAACGCGCCGGGCGGTGGTCTGGCGCTGTTCCTCATACAAGGCTGAATGCACCATGCGTCTTTCGCGCAGCTTCCTTCCTACCCTTAAGGAAAACCCGGCAGAGGCACAGATTGTCTCGCACAGGCTCATGCTGCGTGCGGGGCTTATCCGCCAGACAGCCTCTGGCATTTATGCCTGGCTGCCTGCCGGATTGCGGGTGCTGCGCAATATCAGCCAGATTGTGCGCGAGGAGCAGGATCGCATCAACGCACAGGAAGTGCTGATGCCAACCCTGCAGTCTGCCGATCTGTGGCGTCGTTCAGGCCGTTATGATGCCTACGGCCCCGAAATGCTGCGGATACAGGA
It includes:
- a CDS encoding type III pantothenate kinase; translated protein: MLLVIDAGNTNVVFAVHDGAKWRGVWRLTMQAQRTSDEYGVWLSALLKTQGIAADDIEGAVIGTVVPAALYHLRALCRQWFAVEPLLASTRLDWGFAIKVDNPDEVGVDRLLNGLAAHYTYGGPLTVIDFGTATTFDVVDREGCYCGGVIAPGINLSVEALHQAAARLPRIGVGRPVGDSAIGRNTVSAMRSGVFWGYIGLIEGIVERIRREVGPMKVLATGGLAPLFSEGTTVFDHVDSMLTLDGLRLLAGRNPLPKLTVDRDFLAEG
- a CDS encoding ribonuclease J, with translation MTEHTGDLAFLPLGGTGEIGMNLNLYRLNGTWLAIDCGIGFSGNDTPEAEILIPDPAFIVERKKDLAGLVVTHAHEDHIGAIAHVWPMLGCPIYVTPFAGIVLRRKLAEARLSDVPIKVIMPGSRFDVGPFDIEFVPVTHSVPEAQSLVLRTPAGIVVHTGDWKFDPEPQVGPPTDLDRLAAIGQEGVLALVCDSTNVMKPGPSQSEAEVRRSMAELIGGLKGRIAVTCFASNVARVETIALAAQAAGRTVVLVGRSLRNLDTAARECGYLSGVLPFMGEQDVNSIPDDQLLMIITGSQGEPRSALSRISLDMHPNISLGEGDTVIYSSRMIPGNERAIMAVQDNLTKRGVCVITDREHFVHVSGHATGGDVQKMYDLLKPQHVVPVHGEWRHLTAQAALAQEKGITPILLEDGDILRLAPGRLEVIDTAPTGRLALDGNRLLPMNGGVLAARRKMLFNGVVIGSFAVDDEGYVIGAPKISAPGLLEPDDLESVRVNEEFANALDVIPDELRTDDVAFRDAAKTALRRALSRKLQKRPLVDVHLLRV
- the nuoN gene encoding NADH-quinone oxidoreductase subunit NuoN; translation: MGVSTFNWAVALPEIVLALAGVVILVAGVLQRKGEGFFSVAMLSVAALVLTGFLVLLAPDGAGYAATFVNDGFARFMKILILVGGVAAIVLSVSYRTDEKKPLPFEAPVLMLFSTLGAMLMASSANLMTLFVGLELSSLSIYILCAVERDNVLSSEAGLKYFILGSLASGLLLYGISLAYGYAGTMEYAGLVAAVRSVATPPMGLVVGIVFIIVGLCFKLSVVPFHMWTPDVYQGSPTPVTAYMAGAPKFAAFALFLRVMAGPFGSVAPRWQLLVEAVSVLSMVYGAFAAIPQTNIKRLMAYSSIGHMGYAMMGLVSASVAGVQATLIYLAAYLVMNAGVFACIGAMRRNGREVSGIADLAGLSRTNPGMAAALAIFMFSMAGVPPLAGFFGKFMVFAAAWHSGLYALVAIGAVSSVVGAYYYLRVVKVMYFDEPAQAFDRPASSLLFVSGGMGLATVLFVALLGPLMTVAKQAALALAG
- the nuoL gene encoding NADH-quinone oxidoreductase subunit L, which gives rise to MQTDLTLFSAAVLTPLAGSVVAGLGGRLIGDTLAKAVTLVCMGVAVLCGIGALCGAWQAGFPHLSVPLAEWVHAGGFEATWTLRFDTLSVTMVAMVLSVSLLVHCYSVGYMSHESMPTYRFFSYLSLFTFAMLMLVTSNDLIQLFFGWEGVGLASYLLIGYWYDRPAATAAAIKAFVVNRVADLFFIVGIGLVYVLFHSVQYDTIFAAVPQALTATYTVCGFSFRMLEVICFLLFVGAMGKSAQLFLHTWLPDAMEGPTPVSALIHAATMVTAGVFLMTRMSPLLEFAPATRVVVVVIGATTCFFAATVGMVQPDIKRTIAYSTCSQLGYMFAAIGVGAYQAAVFHLTTHAFFKALLFLAAGSVIHAMHDEQNMFRMGGLWKKLPITYVAVWAGSLALAGVFPFAGYWSKDAILDTLWASGLSFSHYGWVLGTVTAFLTAFYSWRLIFLVFHGRAADQHALDAAHESPAVMTMPLLILSCGAVFAGILLAPFYIGAHQVAFWNGAIFNAPENGIMEQFEHVPALVSLLPSVAGLAGIVLALLFYVVSPAAPAALAKMTGPVYRFLLNKWYFDELYDVIFVRPYGALARLLWKQGDEAVVGGMPLEAVHATQAGALEAVKAQTGSIAMYAFTMLAGLVVLLTVALCG
- a CDS encoding biotin--[acetyl-CoA-carboxylase] ligase, which encodes MSRQVLTWQLECHDELPSTSDYCLNHIRQGGGAGLAVMAQRQTKGRGSRGRQWLDAGQALALSVVLDAAQDHALGGWPFVASLAFYEGLIQAVPQAAVRLTIKWPNDILLDGHKLGGILIEREGACVVIGMGANLLCAPDEADIGRRAASLGACGPVPDTADVARFILSRLAFWTGIWQEKGFEAIRLAWLERAHPLGTPLVVRGGSTYEEGHFAGLAVDGRLLLDTATGMKIIATGDILLPEGRV